The following are encoded together in the Pectobacterium wasabiae CFBP 3304 genome:
- the rlmC gene encoding 23S rRNA (uracil(747)-C(5))-methyltransferase RlmC, which produces MHCARYSTGTCRSCQWLEKAYPQQLSDKQQHLEGLLQSHAVQRWLPVQPSAQSAFRNKAKMVVSGSVERPLLGMLHRDGTAVDLCDCPLYPSSFLPVFDVLKAFIARAGLTPYNVARRRGELKYLLLTESTQHGTFMLRFVLRSEAKLVQLRAALPWLQQQLPQLEVISVNIQPVHQAIMEGKTEIILSDAAALTEQFNQVPLYIRPQSFFQTNPLVAAALYATARDWVAELNITSMWDLFCGVGGFGLHCASPEMRLTGIEISAEAIACARRSAEQLGLKQVEFQALDSTQFATGKAEIPDLVLVNPPRRGIGSELCAYLSRMAPDYILYSSCNAESMAKDMTELANYRALRVQLFDMFPHTAHYEVLTLLKRA; this is translated from the coding sequence ATGCATTGTGCCCGCTACAGCACGGGAACCTGTCGTTCCTGCCAATGGCTGGAAAAAGCCTACCCACAGCAATTGTCTGATAAGCAGCAGCACCTTGAAGGCTTGTTACAATCACATGCCGTACAGCGCTGGTTACCCGTGCAACCTTCTGCGCAGTCTGCATTTCGTAATAAAGCCAAAATGGTGGTGAGTGGTAGCGTGGAGCGCCCGCTGTTGGGGATGTTACACCGTGATGGAACCGCAGTGGATCTCTGCGATTGCCCGCTTTATCCGTCCAGTTTCTTGCCAGTTTTCGACGTGCTTAAAGCCTTCATTGCCCGTGCGGGGCTGACGCCTTATAACGTGGCGCGCCGACGTGGAGAACTGAAATACCTGCTGCTGACGGAAAGTACGCAGCACGGTACGTTCATGCTGCGCTTCGTCTTGCGCTCGGAAGCCAAGCTGGTACAGCTACGTGCCGCATTGCCCTGGCTACAGCAGCAGTTACCCCAGCTTGAGGTGATATCCGTCAATATCCAGCCCGTGCATCAGGCGATTATGGAAGGGAAAACGGAGATTATCCTGAGTGACGCTGCGGCGCTGACTGAACAGTTTAATCAGGTGCCGCTGTATATCCGCCCGCAAAGTTTCTTCCAGACAAACCCACTGGTGGCAGCGGCGCTGTATGCGACGGCACGCGACTGGGTTGCAGAATTGAATATTACCAGTATGTGGGATCTGTTTTGCGGGGTAGGGGGTTTTGGCCTGCACTGTGCATCACCCGAGATGCGTTTAACGGGCATTGAAATCAGCGCTGAAGCAATAGCCTGTGCGCGTCGCTCCGCAGAACAGTTGGGGCTAAAGCAGGTGGAATTTCAGGCGCTGGATTCCACGCAGTTCGCGACAGGTAAAGCGGAAATCCCCGATCTGGTGCTGGTCAACCCGCCGCGCCGTGGCATCGGCAGCGAACTGTGCGCCTACCTGAGCCGGATGGCACCGGACTATATTCTCTATTCCAGTTGTAACGCTGAAAGCATGGCAAAAGACATGACGGAACTGGCGAATTACCGCGCGCTGCGCGTACAACTGTTCGATATGTTCCCGCACACGGCGCACTACGAAGTACTGACGTTATTGAAGCGCGCTTGA
- the rimK gene encoding 30S ribosomal protein S6--L-glutamate ligase, whose amino-acid sequence MKIAILSRDGALYSCKRLREAAEARKHSVEIIDPLSCYMNINPAAPSVHYRGRRLDKYDAIIPRIGSQITFYGTAVLRQFEMLGSYPLNNSVAVIRARDKLHSLQLLAREGIDLPITGFAHSPDDTGDLIAMVGGAPLVVKLVEGTQGIGVVLAETRQAAESVIDAFRGLNAHILVQEYVSEAQGKDIRCLVIGNRVVAAIERQAKAGEFRSNLHRGGSANNVKITAQERAIAIKATKTLGLNVAGVDILRAERGPLVMEVNASPGLEGIETTTGFDIAGMMIEFIEQNTQRRVATSATISKS is encoded by the coding sequence ATGAAGATAGCCATTCTGTCTCGTGATGGAGCGTTATATTCCTGCAAACGCCTGCGTGAAGCCGCCGAGGCGCGTAAGCATAGCGTTGAGATTATCGATCCGCTTTCCTGCTATATGAATATTAATCCGGCGGCACCGTCGGTGCATTACCGTGGACGCCGGCTGGATAAATACGATGCGATTATTCCGCGTATTGGCTCACAGATTACATTTTATGGCACGGCGGTACTGCGCCAGTTTGAAATGCTGGGGAGTTACCCGCTGAATAATTCTGTTGCGGTGATCCGCGCCCGTGACAAACTTCATTCACTGCAATTGCTTGCCCGTGAAGGGATTGACCTGCCGATTACCGGATTTGCTCATTCACCGGATGATACTGGCGATCTGATCGCGATGGTGGGTGGAGCACCGCTGGTCGTGAAGCTGGTAGAGGGTACGCAGGGGATTGGCGTGGTATTGGCGGAGACACGTCAGGCGGCGGAAAGTGTGATTGATGCCTTTCGCGGGCTGAATGCGCATATTCTGGTGCAGGAATATGTGAGTGAAGCGCAGGGTAAAGATATCCGCTGCCTGGTGATCGGTAATCGGGTGGTTGCGGCGATAGAACGGCAGGCGAAGGCGGGGGAGTTCCGTTCAAACCTGCATCGTGGCGGATCGGCGAATAACGTGAAAATTACCGCACAGGAGCGTGCGATTGCTATCAAGGCGACGAAAACGCTGGGGCTGAATGTGGCGGGTGTCGATATTTTGCGCGCAGAACGCGGGCCGCTGGTAATGGAAGTGAATGCTTCGCCGGGGCTGGAAGGGATTGAAACGACGACCGGGTTCGACATTGCGGGCATGATGATTGAGTTTATTGAGCAAAATACTCAGAGGCGTGTCGCAACATCGGCAACAATAAGTAAAAGTTAG
- the artJ gene encoding arginine ABC transporter substrate-binding protein: protein MKKLVLATLLAGITFSATAADTIRFASSATYPPFESLDASNEIVGFDMDLAKALCKQMQATCTFTNQAFDSLIPALKFRRYDAVISGMDITPERSKQVAFTQPYYANSAVVIAQKGKFSDFAAMKGKRIGMENGTTHQKYMHDKHPEVQTVSYDSYQNAVLDLKNGRIDGVFGDTAVVNEWIKASPELATVGEHVTDAEYFGTGLGIAVRPDDKTLLEKLNKALDAIKADGTYKTINDKWFPQ, encoded by the coding sequence ATGAAAAAATTAGTACTCGCCACCTTACTGGCAGGAATCACCTTCAGCGCCACCGCCGCAGACACCATCCGTTTTGCGTCATCGGCCACCTACCCACCCTTTGAGTCACTGGATGCCAGCAACGAAATTGTCGGCTTCGATATGGATCTGGCGAAAGCACTGTGCAAACAAATGCAAGCCACCTGTACATTCACCAATCAGGCGTTTGATAGCCTGATCCCTGCGCTGAAATTCCGCCGCTATGACGCGGTGATTTCCGGTATGGACATCACGCCAGAGCGTAGCAAGCAAGTGGCGTTCACCCAGCCCTACTATGCCAACTCTGCCGTGGTTATCGCGCAAAAAGGGAAATTCAGCGACTTTGCCGCGATGAAAGGCAAACGTATCGGTATGGAAAATGGCACGACACACCAGAAATACATGCACGATAAGCACCCAGAAGTACAAACTGTCTCTTATGACAGCTATCAGAATGCAGTGCTGGATCTGAAGAATGGCCGTATCGACGGCGTATTCGGTGATACCGCCGTCGTCAACGAATGGATCAAGGCGAGCCCTGAACTGGCAACGGTTGGCGAGCATGTGACTGACGCGGAATACTTCGGCACCGGACTGGGCATCGCCGTTCGCCCCGATGACAAAACGCTGTTGGAGAAACTGAATAAAGCGCTGGACGCTATCAAAGCGGACGGCACTTATAAAACCATCAACGACAAGTGGTTCCCGCAATAA
- the potI gene encoding putrescine ABC transporter permease PotI: MNNLPVVRSPWRIVILVLCFTFLYAPMLMLVIYSFNSSKLVTVWAGWSTRWYIELFHNTAMISAVLLSLTIAAASATMAVILGTIAAVVMVRFGRFRGANGFAFMLTAPLVMPDVITGLSLLLLFVALGHAIGWPAERGMFTIWLAHVTFCTAYVTVVISARLRELDRSIEEAAMDLGANPLKVFFIITVPMIAPALLSGWLLAFTLSLDDLVISSFVAGPGSTTLPMLVFSSVRMGVNPQINALASLILLVVGIIGFIAWWFMARAEKQRYRDMQKARRG, encoded by the coding sequence GTGAATAATTTACCTGTTGTTCGCTCGCCGTGGCGTATTGTGATTTTGGTGCTGTGTTTTACCTTCCTCTATGCGCCGATGCTGATGCTGGTGATCTATTCGTTCAACAGCTCCAAGCTGGTTACCGTATGGGCTGGGTGGTCGACGCGCTGGTATATCGAGCTGTTTCACAATACGGCGATGATCAGTGCAGTGCTCCTGAGCCTGACGATTGCTGCCGCTTCGGCAACAATGGCTGTGATCCTTGGGACTATCGCCGCCGTCGTGATGGTGCGTTTTGGCCGTTTCCGTGGGGCTAATGGTTTTGCGTTTATGCTGACGGCACCGCTGGTGATGCCGGATGTGATTACCGGTCTGTCGCTGCTATTGCTCTTTGTTGCTTTAGGTCATGCGATTGGGTGGCCAGCGGAAAGGGGAATGTTCACTATCTGGCTGGCGCATGTGACGTTCTGTACCGCGTATGTCACTGTGGTGATCAGCGCGCGCCTGCGGGAACTGGATCGTTCGATTGAAGAAGCAGCGATGGATTTGGGCGCGAACCCGCTCAAAGTCTTCTTCATTATCACGGTGCCGATGATTGCTCCTGCGCTACTTTCCGGTTGGCTGCTGGCGTTTACGCTGTCGCTGGACGATCTGGTTATCTCCAGCTTCGTGGCGGGGCCGGGTTCGACAACGTTGCCTATGCTGGTGTTCTCCAGCGTAAGAATGGGCGTTAATCCACAAATTAACGCATTGGCTTCTCTGATATTGTTAGTCGTTGGTATTATTGGGTTTATCGCCTGGTGGTTTATGGCAAGAGCAGAGAAGCAGCGCTATCGTGATATGCAAAAAGCGAGACGTGGCTGA
- a CDS encoding type III secretion system chaperone family protein: MDSLIVPDLAMLRRWLDQLNILYFECDSCQALHLPHMQNFDGVFDAKVDLVDNVILFSALAEVKPSALIPLVGDLSQINASSLTVKAFIDVQDDNLPKLIVCQSVSVAAGMALEQFRHFMQQSEEQISMVILEASANNLLFIGEEEDGSAARVTTSHLH, from the coding sequence ATGGATTCACTCATCGTCCCGGATTTGGCTATGCTACGGCGGTGGCTGGATCAACTAAACATTCTGTATTTCGAGTGTGATTCCTGTCAGGCGCTCCATCTTCCTCATATGCAAAATTTTGATGGCGTGTTCGATGCGAAAGTTGATCTGGTAGATAACGTGATCTTGTTTTCCGCACTTGCCGAAGTGAAGCCCAGCGCACTGATCCCTTTGGTTGGCGATCTGAGCCAAATCAACGCCAGCTCCTTGACCGTCAAGGCGTTTATCGACGTTCAGGACGATAACCTGCCGAAGTTGATTGTTTGCCAATCGGTTAGCGTTGCCGCAGGTATGGCGTTGGAACAGTTCAGACATTTCATGCAGCAATCTGAAGAGCAGATCTCAATGGTGATCCTTGAGGCTAGTGCTAATAATCTGCTGTTTATCGGCGAAGAAGAAGATGGCTCTGCTGCCAGAGTTACAACCTCACATTTGCATTGA
- the nfsA gene encoding oxygen-insensitive NADPH nitroreductase: MTPTIDLLKRHRSIRAFTSQTVTDEQRHAIITSAQSASSSSFLQCSTIIRITDPVVRETLVHYTGEQGYVAQAAEFWVFCADFHRHVEIFPQAETGLAEQLLIGCVDTAIMAQNALVAAESLGLGGVFIGGIRNRIADVTRLLQLPTQVIPLFGLCLGHPDAEPLLKPRMPTAMMLHENVYQPLDRDVLAQYDKQMVEYYLQRTSRRRESWSEHVELTLKKELRPFMLDYLHQQGWAIR; the protein is encoded by the coding sequence GTGACACCGACCATTGATTTACTAAAACGCCACCGTTCTATCCGCGCGTTTACCTCTCAGACCGTGACAGATGAACAACGCCACGCCATCATTACTTCCGCACAGAGCGCGTCTAGCTCCAGCTTTTTACAATGCAGTACGATTATCCGCATTACCGATCCTGTCGTGCGTGAAACGCTGGTTCACTATACTGGCGAGCAAGGTTATGTGGCTCAGGCCGCGGAGTTTTGGGTCTTTTGTGCCGATTTTCATCGGCATGTGGAAATCTTCCCACAGGCTGAAACCGGGCTGGCCGAGCAGTTGCTGATTGGCTGTGTCGATACCGCTATCATGGCGCAGAACGCACTAGTCGCTGCTGAATCGCTAGGGCTCGGTGGGGTTTTTATCGGTGGGATCCGCAATCGCATTGCTGACGTGACGCGGTTACTGCAATTGCCGACGCAGGTGATACCGCTGTTTGGCTTGTGTCTGGGGCACCCGGACGCCGAACCGTTGCTGAAACCGCGCATGCCAACGGCCATGATGCTGCATGAAAATGTTTATCAGCCGCTCGATCGTGATGTGTTGGCACAATACGATAAGCAAATGGTGGAGTATTACCTGCAGCGCACCAGTCGCCGTCGTGAAAGCTGGAGTGAACACGTTGAACTGACGCTGAAAAAAGAGTTGCGTCCATTCATGCTGGATTACTTACATCAACAAGGATGGGCGATACGCTAG
- the artQ gene encoding arginine ABC transporter permease ArtQ → MIEFQPLASAAGMTVGLAVCALVLGLVLAMLFAVWETVRWKVVSWTGTAVVTLLRGLPEILVVLFIYFGSSQLLMMLADGFTLNLFIVQIPVKLDIGMFEISPFLCGVIALALLYAAYASQTLRGALKAVPQGQWESGQALGLSKSAIFFRLIMPQMWRHALPGLGNQWLVLLKDTALVSLISVNDLMLQTKSIATRTQEPFTWYVVAAAIYLVITLLSQYVLKRIDLHTTRFERRPS, encoded by the coding sequence ATGATTGAATTTCAACCTCTTGCAAGCGCCGCCGGGATGACCGTCGGCCTTGCCGTTTGTGCACTGGTGCTCGGCCTTGTGCTGGCGATGCTGTTTGCCGTTTGGGAAACCGTCCGCTGGAAAGTCGTTAGCTGGACGGGTACAGCGGTAGTCACATTATTGCGCGGCCTGCCAGAAATTCTGGTGGTGCTGTTTATCTATTTCGGTTCTTCCCAACTGCTGATGATGTTGGCAGATGGCTTTACCCTGAACCTTTTCATTGTGCAGATTCCGGTAAAACTGGATATCGGCATGTTTGAAATCAGCCCGTTTCTGTGTGGCGTGATTGCGCTGGCGCTGCTGTATGCGGCCTATGCATCTCAAACGCTGCGCGGTGCGCTAAAAGCGGTACCGCAAGGACAATGGGAGTCGGGTCAGGCACTGGGGCTCAGTAAATCCGCGATCTTTTTCCGTCTAATCATGCCGCAGATGTGGCGTCATGCCTTACCGGGGTTAGGCAATCAGTGGCTAGTATTGCTGAAAGATACCGCGCTGGTTTCGCTGATTAGCGTTAACGATCTGATGCTGCAAACCAAAAGCATTGCCACGCGAACACAGGAGCCCTTTACCTGGTACGTCGTCGCAGCGGCTATCTATTTGGTGATTACGCTGTTAAGTCAGTATGTGCTGAAACGCATTGACCTGCACACCACGCGTTTTGAGCGGAGACCGTCCTGA
- a CDS encoding YbjO family protein produces MTQRKVYAPVPVMVAGIAIIATRFLGIVLLVWELGLSDLSGWIGSTSEAWDSTLVLLLSLVIVGVEIRCGFAVLAGANWGRWGYVACQGLVVCYLLLASLSEFMPAIFHISGENNAAVLHQLLLQKIPDLLVMVLLFLPRRSKRFFLRQK; encoded by the coding sequence ATGACGCAACGCAAAGTTTATGCCCCGGTGCCAGTGATGGTGGCGGGGATTGCGATTATTGCTACCCGTTTTTTGGGGATTGTGTTGTTGGTATGGGAGTTAGGCCTAAGTGATTTAAGCGGCTGGATTGGCAGCACCTCGGAGGCCTGGGATTCGACACTGGTATTATTGTTATCGCTCGTTATCGTCGGTGTTGAAATTCGCTGTGGCTTTGCTGTTTTGGCCGGTGCGAACTGGGGACGATGGGGTTATGTCGCCTGTCAGGGGCTGGTGGTGTGCTATCTACTTCTCGCATCCCTGAGCGAATTTATGCCAGCGATATTCCATATTTCAGGGGAAAATAACGCTGCTGTGCTACATCAACTCCTGCTACAAAAGATCCCGGATCTTTTGGTTATGGTTTTACTGTTTCTACCACGACGCAGTAAGCGATTTTTTCTGCGCCAGAAATAG
- the artM gene encoding arginine ABC transporter permease ArtM produces MLAYLPELLKGLHTSLTLTAVSIVVALVLSLLLTVVLTLKTPVVSMLAKVYITLFTGTPLLVQIFLIYYGPGQFTAIQQIPWLWNLLSQPWLCAMVALALNSAAYTTQLFYGAVKAIPAGQWQSCAALGMNQKQTLRILLPFAFKRALSSYSNEVVLVFKSTSLAYTITLMEVMGYSQLMYGRTYDVMVFGAAGIIYLCVNGLLTLLMRWVERRSLVFERRN; encoded by the coding sequence ATGCTCGCTTATTTGCCTGAGCTATTAAAAGGCCTGCATACCAGCCTGACGTTAACCGCCGTCTCGATCGTCGTGGCGCTGGTGCTGTCACTGCTGCTGACTGTCGTGTTGACGCTCAAAACGCCCGTCGTATCGATGTTGGCAAAGGTCTACATTACGCTGTTTACTGGTACGCCGCTGCTGGTACAAATCTTTCTGATTTACTACGGCCCTGGGCAATTTACCGCTATCCAACAAATTCCCTGGCTATGGAACCTACTTTCACAGCCATGGCTGTGCGCGATGGTGGCGCTGGCACTCAATAGCGCCGCTTATACTACGCAACTGTTCTATGGGGCGGTAAAAGCTATTCCAGCCGGACAGTGGCAATCCTGCGCGGCCTTGGGAATGAATCAGAAACAGACATTACGTATTTTACTGCCGTTCGCATTTAAGCGCGCACTGTCTTCTTATTCAAACGAAGTCGTTCTGGTATTTAAGAGTACGTCGCTGGCTTATACCATCACACTGATGGAAGTCATGGGCTACAGCCAACTGATGTATGGCCGCACATATGATGTGATGGTTTTTGGCGCAGCCGGAATTATCTATCTGTGTGTCAATGGGTTACTGACATTATTGATGCGCTGGGTTGAACGCCGGTCGCTGGTATTCGAGCGCCGCAACTGA
- the potF gene encoding spermidine/putrescine ABC transporter substrate-binding protein PotF, with protein sequence MFTQRKKWLSGVVTGLLMAASVTASAEEKTLHVYNWSDYIAPNTLANFQKETGIKVVYDVFDSNEVLEGKLMAGSTGFDLVVPSASFLERQLSAGVFRPLDKSKLPNYKNLDPELMKLIAQHDPDNKYALPYLWATTGIGYNVEKVKAALGADAPVDSWDLVLKPENLEKLKSCGVSFLDAPEEIFATVLNYQGKDPNSTKPGDYSTSATDLLLKLRPSIRYFHSSQYINDLANGDICVAVGWAGDIMQAGNRAKEAKNGVNIQYSIPKEGALAFFDVLAIPKDAKNLDEAYAFLDYLMKPEVMAEISNHTYYASGNLASLPLVNEEIRNNPGVYPPADVRAKMFTLKVQSPQIDRTRTRAWTKVKSGK encoded by the coding sequence ATGTTCACCCAACGTAAAAAATGGCTATCGGGTGTTGTTACCGGCTTGCTGATGGCCGCGTCCGTCACCGCATCTGCGGAAGAGAAAACGCTGCATGTTTATAACTGGTCCGACTATATCGCACCAAACACGTTAGCCAATTTCCAGAAAGAAACCGGTATTAAGGTCGTCTATGACGTGTTTGACTCCAACGAAGTGTTGGAAGGCAAGCTCATGGCGGGCAGCACGGGTTTTGATCTGGTGGTGCCTTCTGCCAGCTTCCTTGAGCGCCAGCTCTCAGCGGGAGTTTTTCGGCCATTAGACAAGAGTAAGCTACCGAATTACAAAAATCTGGATCCTGAGCTGATGAAGTTGATTGCTCAGCACGATCCCGATAACAAATATGCTTTACCTTATCTGTGGGCGACCACGGGTATTGGCTATAACGTCGAGAAAGTCAAAGCGGCGCTGGGTGCCGATGCGCCTGTTGATAGCTGGGATCTGGTGCTGAAGCCAGAGAATCTGGAAAAGCTGAAAAGCTGCGGGGTTTCTTTCCTGGATGCGCCAGAAGAGATCTTTGCCACCGTATTAAACTATCAGGGTAAAGATCCGAACAGCACCAAACCGGGTGATTACAGCACATCAGCGACCGATCTGCTGCTGAAACTGCGTCCGAGTATTCGTTATTTCCATTCGTCGCAATATATCAACGATCTGGCGAACGGCGACATCTGCGTTGCCGTAGGCTGGGCGGGCGATATCATGCAGGCGGGGAATCGTGCGAAAGAAGCGAAGAACGGCGTCAATATCCAATACAGTATTCCGAAGGAAGGCGCGTTGGCATTCTTTGATGTCCTTGCCATCCCGAAAGATGCTAAAAATCTGGATGAAGCCTATGCGTTTCTGGATTACCTGATGAAGCCGGAAGTGATGGCTGAGATCAGTAATCACACCTATTACGCCAGCGGTAATCTTGCATCCTTGCCTTTGGTGAACGAAGAAATTCGTAACAACCCTGGTGTCTACCCGCCTGCGGATGTGCGTGCCAAAATGTTTACGCTCAAGGTGCAATCTCCTCAGATCGACCGTACACGTACTCGAGCATGGACTAAGGTTAAGAGCGGTAAATAA
- the potG gene encoding putrescine ABC transporter ATP-binding subunit PotG translates to MNDAIPRPQSKPQKAATPLLEVRNLTKSFDGQAAVDDVSLTIYKGEIFALLGASGCGKSTLLRMLAGFELPTQGQIFLDGQDLSLVPPYQRPINMMFQSYALFPHMTVEKNIAFGLKQDKLPRAEIKDRVEEMLSLVHMQEFANRKPHQLSGGQRQRVALARSLAKRPKLLLLDEPMGALDKKLRDRMQLEVVDILERVGATCVMVTHDQEEAMTMAGRIAIMNRGKFVQIGEPEEIYEHPNTRFSAEFIGSVNMFEGILQERQDEALIIKSPGLVHPLKVDSDVSVVDGVPVYIALRPEKIMLCEEVPADGCNFAVGEVVHIAYLGDLSIYHVRLNSGQTISAQLQNAYRYRKGTPTWGDEVRLCWDADSCVVLTV, encoded by the coding sequence GTGAATGACGCGATCCCACGCCCTCAATCAAAACCTCAAAAAGCGGCCACACCGCTGCTGGAAGTGCGTAACCTGACGAAGTCGTTCGATGGTCAGGCCGCTGTCGATGATGTCAGCCTGACGATTTATAAAGGCGAAATTTTTGCTCTGCTGGGCGCATCTGGCTGTGGGAAATCCACGCTGCTGCGTATGCTGGCAGGTTTTGAACTCCCCACTCAGGGGCAGATTTTTCTGGATGGTCAGGATTTGTCATTGGTGCCGCCTTACCAGCGTCCCATCAATATGATGTTCCAGTCTTATGCGCTGTTCCCACATATGACGGTGGAAAAGAATATTGCGTTTGGTTTGAAACAGGACAAGCTGCCGCGTGCTGAAATCAAAGATCGCGTGGAAGAGATGCTGTCGTTGGTGCATATGCAGGAGTTTGCCAATCGTAAACCGCATCAGCTTTCCGGCGGTCAGCGTCAGCGTGTTGCGCTGGCACGGAGTCTGGCGAAGCGTCCAAAACTGCTGTTGTTAGACGAGCCGATGGGGGCGCTGGACAAAAAATTGCGTGACCGCATGCAGCTTGAAGTGGTTGATATTCTGGAACGCGTAGGGGCGACCTGTGTGATGGTGACGCACGATCAGGAAGAAGCCATGACCATGGCAGGACGTATTGCCATCATGAATCGCGGCAAGTTCGTACAGATTGGCGAGCCCGAAGAGATTTATGAGCACCCGAATACGCGTTTCAGTGCGGAATTTATCGGCTCGGTCAATATGTTTGAAGGGATATTGCAGGAGCGTCAGGACGAGGCACTGATCATCAAAAGTCCTGGATTGGTGCATCCGCTGAAGGTGGATTCGGATGTCTCGGTAGTGGATGGTGTTCCGGTTTACATCGCGTTGCGCCCTGAAAAAATCATGCTGTGCGAAGAGGTTCCGGCTGACGGCTGTAATTTCGCGGTGGGCGAAGTTGTGCACATCGCTTATCTGGGCGATTTGTCGATTTACCACGTCAGGCTCAACAGTGGGCAAACTATCAGCGCACAGTTACAAAATGCCTACCGCTATCGCAAAGGTACACCGACCTGGGGAGATGAGGTTCGGCTGTGTTGGGATGCGGATAGCTGTGTGGTTCTGACGGTGTAA
- the potH gene encoding putrescine ABC transporter permease PotH — translation MTLFPERHTAEPPGKAKLWLRVLMARWRQKHGRKLVIALPYVWLLLLFMLPFLIVFKISFAEMARAIPPYTDLVSWMDGRLDISLNLGNYLHLLDDPLYFDAYMQSLQVAAVSTLCCLFIGYPLAWAVAHSKPSTRNILLLLVILPSWTSFLIRVYAWMGILKSNGILGILNNFLLWLGMIDEPLVILHTNLAVYIGVVYSYLPFMVLPIYTALTRLDYSLVEASLDLGARPLRTFFSVIVPLTKGGIIAGSMLVFIPSVGEYVIPELLGGPDSIMIGRILWQEFFNNRDWPVASAVAIVMLLLLIMPIMWFHKHQSKTAEGEA, via the coding sequence ATGACTTTATTTCCCGAACGCCACACGGCGGAACCACCGGGCAAGGCCAAACTCTGGCTGCGTGTGCTGATGGCGCGCTGGCGTCAAAAACACGGGCGCAAGTTGGTTATCGCGCTGCCGTATGTGTGGCTGTTGCTGCTGTTTATGCTGCCGTTCCTGATCGTGTTCAAAATCAGTTTCGCAGAGATGGCGCGTGCGATTCCGCCTTATACCGATCTGGTTTCCTGGATGGATGGCAGGCTGGATATTTCCCTGAATCTTGGGAATTACCTGCACTTGTTGGACGATCCGCTGTATTTCGATGCCTATATGCAATCGCTTCAGGTTGCGGCTGTATCAACGCTGTGCTGCCTGTTTATTGGTTATCCATTGGCCTGGGCTGTCGCGCACAGTAAACCTTCAACGCGTAATATCCTGCTATTACTGGTTATTCTGCCGTCATGGACGTCATTTCTGATCCGCGTCTACGCCTGGATGGGGATTCTGAAAAGTAACGGTATCCTGGGTATCCTGAATAACTTCCTACTGTGGCTGGGTATGATTGATGAACCGTTGGTTATTTTGCACACCAATCTGGCGGTTTACATTGGCGTTGTGTATTCCTATTTGCCGTTTATGGTGTTGCCTATCTATACCGCGCTGACGCGGCTGGACTACTCACTCGTGGAAGCGTCATTAGATCTGGGCGCTAGGCCACTGAGAACCTTTTTCAGCGTGATCGTCCCGCTAACGAAAGGCGGAATTATTGCAGGATCGATGCTGGTGTTCATCCCGTCGGTGGGAGAATACGTGATTCCAGAACTGCTCGGTGGGCCAGATAGCATCATGATTGGCCGTATTCTGTGGCAGGAGTTCTTCAATAACCGCGATTGGCCGGTGGCATCCGCTGTCGCGATCGTCATGCTGTTGCTGTTGATTATGCCGATTATGTGGTTCCATAAACATCAGAGCAAAACCGCGGAGGGGGAAGCGTGA